The following are encoded in a window of Sinomonas cyclohexanicum genomic DNA:
- a CDS encoding enoyl-CoA hydratase/isomerase family protein, with translation MTASTPDLGSYETLELDLTDGVLTLTVNRPHALNALSQQVVSDLWKAFTAIQDSCTHDAGWPVRGVIVTGAGGKAFVAGADIREMSSMDPDTASAYGRSMHGVTLLIEKIPVPVIAAVDGFALGGGCELALACDFIYASEIAQFGQPEVNLGLVPGFGGSVRLPQRVGLGPARELIYTGRRIDAAEALRLGLANRVVPTRDDLFAAARATIGEIAAKAPLAVGLAKQSIAGATGRSTAKGLDIEADAFREAFTTADMREGTTAFLEKRKAVFAGK, from the coding sequence ATGACCGCCAGCACCCCCGATCTCGGCAGCTACGAGACCCTCGAGCTCGACCTCACGGACGGCGTCCTGACGCTCACCGTGAACCGCCCGCACGCGCTCAACGCGCTTTCCCAGCAGGTCGTCTCGGACCTGTGGAAGGCGTTCACCGCGATCCAGGACTCGTGCACGCACGACGCCGGGTGGCCGGTGCGCGGCGTGATCGTCACCGGCGCGGGGGGCAAGGCCTTCGTGGCGGGCGCGGACATCCGCGAGATGTCCTCGATGGACCCGGACACAGCCTCCGCGTACGGCAGGTCGATGCACGGCGTGACGCTGCTCATCGAGAAGATCCCCGTGCCGGTCATCGCCGCCGTGGACGGGTTCGCTCTCGGCGGGGGGTGCGAGCTCGCCCTCGCGTGCGACTTCATCTACGCCTCCGAGATCGCGCAGTTCGGACAGCCCGAAGTCAACCTCGGGCTCGTACCGGGCTTCGGCGGCTCGGTCCGCCTCCCCCAGCGCGTGGGACTCGGTCCCGCACGCGAACTCATCTACACGGGCCGCCGCATCGACGCCGCCGAGGCACTCCGCCTCGGCCTCGCCAACCGGGTCGTGCCCACGCGGGACGACCTCTTCGCCGCGGCCCGCGCCACGATCGGCGAGATCGCCGCGAAGGCGCCGCTCGCCGTCGGCCTCGCGAAGCAGTCGATCGCGGGAGCGACGGGCCGCAGCACCGCGAAGGGCCTCGACATCGAGGCGGACGCGTTCCGCGAGGCCTTCACCACCGCTGACATGCGGGAGGGCACCACCGCGTTCCTCGAGAAGCGGAAGGCCGTGTTCGCCGGGAAGTAG
- a CDS encoding ferredoxin reductase family protein, protein MTATLPTPQPPTEALRPVIRRAALGRELEERGRRRLLGADLLTVAAWGSAAAAVALYLADGAAGQFGTVPQALTAIGVISGLIGTDLVLVMLLLAARLPWIDRAIGHDRAMAVHGSLGKPALYLLLAHGLFILLGYAASDGINPIAEIVALWNLGSDMWLAYLSIGLFIAVVVTSLVAVRRKMPYEFWHAIHLLTYAAVLTGLPHQFSVGSLFAEGHWQRLYWEVFYWGVVLALVWFRVVTPLVRTWRHQLTVTRVVEEARGVVSIEMTGLRLNELTGEGGRFFIWRFLAPGLWWHAHPFSLSAEPRGTGIRITVRNLGRGSAALMRLRPGSKVALAGPYGNFAHSSRTRPGLVLIGSGIGITPIRALLERAEFAPGDATVILRAGAQNRLYLRDEIADLCRARGAVLYELVGHRSRSSSWLPRHQAGLHIADYLPAGAPPLADSDVYVCGPREWSDAVLADAKDAGATDAQLHRERFDW, encoded by the coding sequence ATGACGGCAACACTCCCCACCCCGCAACCCCCTACCGAGGCGCTCCGGCCGGTGATCCGGCGCGCGGCCCTCGGGCGCGAACTCGAGGAGCGGGGACGACGTCGTCTGCTCGGTGCCGACCTGCTCACGGTAGCGGCGTGGGGCTCGGCGGCGGCGGCCGTCGCGCTCTACCTTGCGGACGGCGCGGCCGGACAGTTCGGCACCGTGCCCCAGGCCCTTACGGCGATCGGGGTCATCTCCGGGCTCATCGGCACCGACCTCGTGCTCGTGATGCTGCTTCTGGCCGCGCGCCTGCCCTGGATCGACCGGGCCATCGGGCACGACCGCGCGATGGCGGTCCACGGGAGCCTCGGCAAGCCCGCGCTGTACCTGCTCCTGGCCCATGGGCTCTTCATCCTGCTCGGATACGCGGCCTCCGACGGCATCAACCCGATTGCCGAGATCGTGGCCCTGTGGAACCTCGGTTCGGACATGTGGCTCGCGTACCTCTCGATCGGACTGTTCATCGCGGTGGTCGTGACCTCGCTCGTCGCAGTGAGGCGCAAGATGCCGTACGAGTTCTGGCACGCCATCCACCTCCTGACGTACGCCGCCGTCCTCACTGGCCTGCCGCACCAGTTCAGCGTCGGCTCGCTCTTCGCCGAGGGCCACTGGCAGCGGCTGTACTGGGAGGTCTTCTACTGGGGCGTCGTCCTCGCGCTCGTCTGGTTCCGCGTCGTCACTCCGCTCGTCCGCACGTGGCGGCACCAGCTCACGGTGACGCGCGTGGTCGAGGAGGCGCGCGGCGTCGTGAGCATCGAGATGACGGGCCTGCGCCTGAACGAGCTCACGGGCGAGGGCGGACGGTTCTTCATCTGGCGGTTCCTGGCCCCGGGCCTGTGGTGGCATGCACACCCGTTCAGCCTCTCCGCCGAGCCACGCGGGACCGGGATCAGGATCACCGTCCGCAACCTCGGCCGCGGCAGCGCTGCACTCATGCGGCTTCGCCCGGGCTCCAAGGTGGCACTCGCCGGGCCGTACGGCAACTTCGCCCACTCGTCCCGCACACGGCCGGGACTCGTGCTCATCGGCTCGGGCATCGGGATCACGCCGATCCGCGCGCTCCTCGAGCGCGCCGAGTTCGCCCCCGGTGACGCGACCGTGATCCTGCGGGCCGGTGCCCAGAACCGGCTCTACCTGCGCGATGAGATCGCCGACCTCTGCCGGGCCCGCGGCGCCGTGCTCTACGAGCTTGTGGGGCACCGCTCGCGAAGCTCGTCCTGGCTCCCCCGTCATCAGGCGGGCCTCCATATCGCCGACTACCTCCCCGCCGGTGCACCCCCGCTCGCCGACTCCGACGTCTACGTCTGCGGGCCGCGCGAGTGGTCCGACGCCGTCCTGGCAGACGCGAAGGACGCCGGCGCCACGGATGCCCAGCTCCATCGAGAAAGGTTCGACTGGTGA
- a CDS encoding FMN-binding protein, whose amino-acid sequence MRTRAAVSASLASLGILAVGWQAGAQALEAQAAGTASTGSTTTTGTSGASGTSGSGASGGSGSSAAGTSGTASGSSSAAGAQAKAQTTYAGKTVSTRYGDVQVQITVQSGKVTEVTALHLTDAERRSQMISAQAAPILRGEVLQAQSANVQTVSGATITSDAYLTSLQAALDAAHL is encoded by the coding sequence GTGAGAACACGAGCAGCGGTCTCCGCGTCACTCGCTTCCCTCGGCATCCTCGCCGTCGGCTGGCAGGCCGGCGCACAGGCCCTCGAGGCCCAGGCCGCCGGCACGGCAAGCACAGGAAGCACGACGACGACCGGCACCTCGGGCGCCTCTGGCACCTCGGGTTCCGGCGCCTCGGGCGGGTCGGGCTCGTCGGCCGCCGGCACCTCCGGAACGGCCTCGGGCTCCAGCTCGGCCGCCGGAGCCCAGGCGAAGGCCCAGACCACCTACGCCGGCAAGACGGTCTCGACCCGCTACGGCGACGTCCAGGTGCAGATCACCGTGCAGTCCGGCAAGGTCACCGAGGTCACGGCCCTGCACCTCACGGACGCCGAGCGGCGGTCCCAGATGATCAGCGCGCAGGCCGCGCCGATCCTCCGCGGCGAGGTGCTCCAGGCTCAGTCGGCCAACGTCCAGACGGTCAGCGGCGCGACGATCACCTCCGATGCCTACCTCACGTCCCTCCAGGCGGCCCTCGATGCAGCCCACCTCTGA